In Flavobacterium sp. GSB-24, the genomic window AGAAGATGTTGACTGTGTAATTCTAGATATGGGAATTCCAGATAAACAAGCTTACGAAATTCTAGACGGAGTGAAGAAAAACCCAGGTTTAGAAAATCTTCCGGTAATTGTTTTTACAGGGAAAAGTTTGTCGATCAAAGAAGAATTGAAAATTAGAAAATATGCCGATTCAATTATTGTAAAAACCGCACATTCATATCAAAGAATGCTTGATGAGGTTTCGCTTTTCCTTCATCTAGTAGAAAGCAAGAAAAAAGAAGGAAGTGATAAAAAAGAAAGTGCTAAAAAACTGAATTCATTAAACAATATTTTATATGAAAAGAAAGTATTAATTGTTGATGATGATGTTCGTAATATCTATTCACTTTCTAAGGCTTTAGAAGCTTTTAGAATGAATGTTATTACAGCTTTTGATGGAAAAGAGGCTATTAAAATTTTAGATGAGAATCCAGATACAGATGTTGTATTATTAGATATGATGATGCCAAATATGGATGGTTATGAAACAGCAGAAAAGATAAGAAGTAACCCTAAATTTCTTAACTTAGCAGTAATAGCTGTAACAGCCAAAGCAATGACCGGCGATAGAGAAAAATGTATCAAAGCGGGAGCTTCAGATTACATTACAAAACCTGTCGATGTAGATCAGCTGTTATCACTGCTTCGAGTTTGGTTATATGATAAAATCTAATCTTTAAAAATACTGTAAATGGAAAAGAAAAAAGTATTAATTGTAGATGACGATTCTAGAAATATTTTTGCTTTAGTGAATACTTTAAAAGCAAAATCTTTTGACTGTTTGTCTTGTTTAAGCGCAGAAGAAGCTTTAAAAATATTATCAAATGACAATTCTATAGATGCCGTTTTGATGGATATGATGATGCCAGAAATGGATGGTTATGAAGCGATTCCGCTGATAAAAGCAATTCCGTCACAAGAATCTACTTTTGTCGTGGCAGTAACTGCCCAGGCAATGAATGGAGATAGAGAAAAATGTTTAGAGGCTGGAGCTGATGCCTACATCTCAAAACCCGTAGATGTTGATAAATTACTTCAAATCTTGGGTGAAATTTAAATGAAATTATGATTGAAGATATTGAATTAGAAACTCTTATAAATGAAATTTACGAATATTATGGTTTTGATTTTGGAAGTTATTCCAGAGCCTCACTTAAAAGACGCGTAAACAGGGTTTTTTATTTGGATGGCTTTAAACATTTTCATGAATTTTTGTCAAAAGTTCGAAGAGATCCGGAGTATTGTAAAAGAATGATTGATGAAATAACGGTTAATGTTACAGAAATGTTTCGTGATCCGTCTTTCTATATGGCACTTCGAAAAGAAGTTCTCCCGCTCTTAGGAACTAAGCCGTTTATAAGAATATGGCATGCAGGATGTTCTACAGGCGAAGAAGTGTATTCTATGGCTATTATGTTGAAAGAAGCAGGTTTACTGCATAAATCAATATTGTATGCAACAGACATCAATGCAACCGTTTTAGAAACAGCAAAAAGCGGTATTTTTCCGTTGAGAATGATAAAAGACTACGCCGATAATTATCGAGATTCTGGAGGGCAGGAAGATTTTTCGGATTATTATATTGCAAATTATGGTTTTGCGAAGTTTAATGAAAACCTTTCTGAAAAAATGGTTTTCTCTCAGCATAATTTAGTGTCAGACACTTCTTTTAATGAGTTTGACCTTATTTTATGCAGAAATGTTTTAATTTATTTTGATAATAATCTACAGAAAAGAGTTATAAGCCTTTTTGATGATAGTCTGGCTCCACTAGGTTTTCTGGCACTCGGGACAAAAGAAACAATCAAATATTCTATCTCTCAAACCAAATACAAACAATTTGATAAAGAGAAAATATGGAGGAAAATAAAATAATAAATCATTATAAAGTAGTTATAATTGGAGGCTCTGCAGGAAGTTTACAAGCACTATTACAGATTTTGCCATTTATCGAAGATTCTATTTCTTTTGCCTTGGTAATCGTTGTACATAGAAAAAGTACAGACGAGCAAACCTTGGAAGATTTAATTGCTTTGAGATCCAAAATAAAAGTAAAAGAAGTAGAGGACAAGGTAAAATTAAGAACTGGATTCATTTACATTGCACCTTCAAATTATCATTTGTTGTTTGAAAAAGACGAAACTCTTTCGTTAGATACTTCAGAAAAAATAAATTACAGCAGACCAAGTATTGATGTTTCTTTTGAATCTGCAGCCGAAATATATGGCCCAGATTTAATCGGAATACTGCTTTCTGGTTCAAATTCTGATGGAACTGTTGGATTAAAAGCCATTCAGGCGGCGGGCGGTAAAATTGTGATTCAAAACCCGTTGTCTGCAGATATGCCTTTTATGCCTAACAACGCCATTTTACACACAACGCCAGATTTTGTTTTAAGTACCGAAGAAATCTTAGAATTCATAAAACAAATAAATAAACTTTAGTTTTTGTCTTCCGGCAGTATAACCTTATTCATTTCGGCATTTTTTTCTGCTCTTCTTTGTGCTGCTTTTCCTTTTCCAATAGGGATTCCAGCTGTCAGGTACAAAGATCTGTTGTAGACATTTGGTCCGTCACCTTTCATAACAGGAACCAATCCATAGTAATATTGAATTGTTATATTTAATCCGTTGCCAACATTCATATGATAGCCGGTTCCCAAAGCTATTCCAGCATCTATAACACGAATCTCGTCTCTGATTTTTTTCTTATAAGTAACATCGTTTTTATTAATCTCGTTGGTAAACTCATCAAAAGCCGAAGCCAGAAGTCCAAATTGAGGTCCGGTTTTGACATAGATCCTGTTCTTAAATTGGTATTTAATTAAAATCGGCACATTAAAATAGCGTATTTCACGATTGACACTTCCACCTTCAAAAGTATTATCCAAGTTAATATCATCTAAAGAGTAAACAGGAAGGTGGTGCGCACCCATTGGCGATTTAACAATAACACCTGTATTAATCATCCATGCGGGATTTTTTTTCGATCTAAAATCAAAATAAAAACCCAGATTAAAACCAGGATTAGTTCCAGAACTTTCGAGCCCAGAAATATCAGAAAGGTTGATTCCGCCTTCTAGACCAAATTCTAAAAAAGGCGAATTTAGTTTATCTCCAAAAATTAAGGAAATTAAAACTTGAGACCGCGCTTGAGCAATGGAGAAAAGCATAAAAAGCAATAATAAACCTTTTTTCATATTCTAAGATTAAAGTCCAAAACGGTATTGAAGACCTCCTAAAACCTGTGTACGACTTCCTAAAAATCCTGTTTCAAGTCTAAGCATTATATGTTTGTTATACTGAAACTGCGTTCCAACAATAAAATTCCACATATCTTTTGGTGACTTTTGGAGTGAATATTGAATTGTCGAAGAATCTGCAGTACTTAAAGCTCCGTCTAGAGTAGTTAAAAAAGTACCTGCTCTTTCTAATGCACGGTTTGCCGTATTATGTTTAGCAACATTTACTGGATTTGCCTGTTGGGCCGGAGTTAAGCCATTCCACCAATTATCCACTTTTGTTTGGTTTTCAGATACTTTTGTCAAACCGTCATCAACTTTGGTCTGAGCATTGCTAAGATCAAAAATATCCGATAAAGCTATATTTCCTTTTGTTCCTCCTTCAATATGAACTCTAAAACCGCCAACCCATACAGCGATATTTCTTTCGGGTTTACGAAGTTTAAAAGTTTTACCTAATCTTGGACCAAATATGTAAGAGAAAGCCGGTTTGTCCAGCGCATCCACATCGCTCCAGGACATATTCATATCCAGTGCCAGCCAGCCTCCGCCAATACCAATGGTTGGAGTCATACCAATTCCAAATGTGGTAGCGTCAAAATTTGCTTTTGTATTAAAACTTGCAATCTGAGACCAGTTATTATCAGCGTCAGGAATCCAAATTCCAGCATTGATTTTAGTTGTTGGTTTTGCTTTACCAAAAATTCCGTAAATATTTAAGAAAGGAAGCAGCCAAATATCTGGTCTAATAGTTATAGCACCTGCTTCTACAGAAGATTTATCAAAGCGAACAATTTCGTCTAAGTTGTAAAGTGGACCGTTATTGAACCCAACCTCCAGATTTTTTATGACGATTTCAGAATCCTGCCAAAAGTAATTTACAGATAATCCGGCAGAGTAAGGTAAATTATAACCTTTTTGGGCCACCTTCTGACCCCAAATTGGTAAAGAATAAGGATATTCCACTACTTTAAGACTGTCTTTAAGCTGTTGGTTTTTCTCTCCTACGATTTTGTCGGTATAAACCTGACCAAAAAATTGAATACTTGATAATAAGAAAAAGGCTGATATTAATCTTTTACATTTCATTTATTAGGGGTATTAGATAATTAATAAAACTGCGTAAAATAAAATATGACTTGTGTATTCTTAAAATATAATTTGGGCTGTAATTTTACTTTTGTTTGTTTTTGGCGTAGATTTTTGAATAAAAAATATGTTATTTCATGTTAAAGTTAACTAAATTTTCTTTTGCCGAAAATAAAATTTAAAGAAATATGATTAAAAGTCAATTGATTATGTTTTTTTTCAAAACTGAATTAAATAAAGTATTATTTTTACACTCATGAGATGGATAGCAATTGTAATGTCAATTTATTTGATGGCACTTTCAAATATGCCCTGCGCAGATATGGAAGTAAACAGCGCTATGCATAAAACAGCTCAGTTTTCATCTGAGGATAATCATTCTCATGACAAACACAATGATTTATGTTCTCCATTTTGCACCTGCAATTGCTGCAGTGCACAAGTTTTAAGCTATCAATCAGTTTTAAGTCTTGAATTTCCTGCCGCATACAATCTTATTTCTATTCCTTTACCCAATTATCGTTCTGTTTTTGCTTCTAATTTCTACGGAAGCATATGGCAGCCCCCTCAAATAGCATAGTGATGCCTGTTTCCGAAAATTCGGAATTCGGGTTAGAGAGTTGTGGACTACCACAGGTTTATAAGACATATTCTTGTCTCATTTCTCATGTTATTATTTTATTCAAATGCTAGATAAAATCATTCAATTTAGTATACGAAACAAATTCGTTATACTATTATTTACCCTTGTTTTAATAGCTTGGGGAAGCTATTCACTTAAAAATTTACCGCTCGATGCTTTGCCCGATGTAACCAATAATCAAGTGCAGATTATTACAACAGCCCCAACTTTGGCAAGTCAGGAAGTGGAGCAGTTAATTACGTATCCGTTAGAACGAGCTGTCAAAACCGTTCCGGATATTATCGAACTCCGCAGTATTTCCCGTTTTGGACTATCTGTTGTAACCGTTGTGTTTGAAGACGATGTTGATATTTACTGGGCACGCGAACAAATTTTCCAGCGTTTAAAACAAGCCGAAGAAAATATTCCAGATTATGTAGATTCTCCAGAATTAGCACCAATTTCAACTGGTTTGGGAGAAATTTACCAATATGATGTTTACGCTAAAAAAGGGTATGAAAACAAATACAGCGCCGTCGAATTAAGAACCATTCAGGATTGGATTATTATTCCGCAATTACAGGGAGTCCGTGGTGTTGCTGAAGTAAGTGCCTGGGGCGGAAAACTAAAACAATACGAAATTGCCGTTAACCCTAACATGCTGAATAGTTTAGGAGTTACGATTACTGAAATTTTTGAGGCATTAGAAAAGAATAATCAAAATACCGGCGGGGCTTATATTGAGAAAGATCAATATACTTATTTCATCCGTGGCGTTGGAATGGCAAAAGGTGTTAAAGACCTTGAAAATGTTGTAGTGAAAAACCGAAACGGTTCACCAGTTTTGGTGCGTAATGTGGCTCAGGTTCGCGAAGGTGTTGCATTGCGCTACGGCGCTTCTACAAAAGACGGAAAAGGCGAAATCGTTTCGGGTTTGGTATTAATGCTAAAAGGAGAAAACTCAAGCGCTGTTGTCAACAGGATTCACGACAAAATGGCTCAAATTAATGAAAGTCTTCCCGAAGGAGTTGTTGCAGAAGCCTTTATCGACCGAGGAAAACTCGTTGATAATTCTATTAAAACAGTTGCAAAGAATTTGCTAGAAGGTGCTTTAATCGTAATTTTTGTGCTGATTTTATTTTTAGGAAATCTTCGCGCAGGACTTATTGTAGCATCTGTAATTCCGCTGGCAATGTTATTTGCGGTGATTTTAATGAATGCCTTTGGCGTAAGCGGGAATTTAATGAGTTTGGGGGCAATAGATTTCGGAATCATTGTCGATGGTGCCGTTATTATTGTAGAAGCAACCATGCATCATCTTCAGAAAATCAAAAATAAAAAGGAATTGACGCAGGAAGAAATGGATGATGAAGTGTATAATTCGGCTTCAAAAATCAGGAATAGCGCTGCTTTTGGAGAAATCATTATTTTGATTGTTTATCTACCTATTCTAGCCTTGATTGGAACTGAAGGAAAAATGTTTAAACCAATGGCAATGACGGTTAGTTTTGCCATCATTGGAGCTTTTATACTTTCATTGACTTACATCCCGATGATGAGTGCTTTATTTCTGTCTAAAAAAACAGAGCACAAATCCAATTTTAGTGATAGAATGATTGCGTGGCTCGAAAATAGTTATACGCCTTTGCTTAATAAGGCTTTAAAATTTAAAAGAGTTGTTCTTACAACTGCAGTGGCATTATTTGCTTTAGCATTTATTATTTTCCAAAATATGGGAGGCGAATTTATCCCGACAATTGAAGAAGGTGATCTAGCAATAAATGCTACGATTATGACAGGAAGTTCGCTGACGCAGATGGTAGAAACTGCAACCAAATATGAACAGCTACTAAAAGCAAAATTTCCTGAAATAAAAACCATCGTAACCAAAATTGGAAGCGGTGAAATCCCAACCGACCCTATGCCGATTGAAAGCGGTGATTTGATTATTGTTTTGAAAGACAAAAAAGAATGGAGAAGCAAATATCGTAATTGGGAGGAATTGGCAAATGCGATGAAAGAAGAAATGGAAGTGATTCCCGGAGCGAATATTGAAATTTCTCAGCCCATTCAGATGCGTTTTAACGAATTAATGACCGGAAGCCGATCTGATATCGCCATCAAGATTTTTGGCGACGATTTAGAGATTCTAGACGCGAAAGCGGCAGAATTAATTTCGAAAATAAAAAGTATTGAGGGAATAGGAGATTTAAAGGCCGATAAAGTTACAGGACTGCCTCAGATTACCGTTAAATACGATTATGACAAAATTGCGCTTTACGGACTCAATATTTCAGATATCAATCAAATCATTCGTTCTTCTTTTGCGGGAGAAAGTGCTGGAAAAATCTACGACGAAAGTAAAAGATTTGATGTCGTGGTGAGAATGGATGAAAACAACCGAGCCGATATTACAGATGTCAGCAATTTGTTTATTCCGCTTCCAAACGGCCAGCAGGTACCGCTTTCTCAAGTCGCTTCAGTTGAATATGAGCAAGGTCCTGTACAGGTCATCCGCGAAGACGGAAAAAGAAGAATTACGGTTGGCTTAAATGTTCGCGGAAGAGATATTAAAAGTGTAGTTGAAGAAATTCAAGCAAAACTCGATAAAAACTTCAAGCTTCCAGTAGGATATTACGTAACGTATGGCGGACAGTTTGAGAATTTAATCGAAGCCACACAAAGGCTTTCTGTTGCTTTGCCAATTGCGCTAGGGCTGATTTTGGTATTGCTTTATTTTACATTCAAAAGTATCAAACAAGCCCTTTTAATTTTTACCGCAATTCCGTTGTCTGCAATAGGAGGTGTTTTTGCGCTTTCGCTGAGAGGAATGCCTTTTAGTATTTCGGCAGGAATTGGATTCATCGCCTTATTCGGAATCGCAGTGCTGAACGGAATCGTATTGATTTCGTATTTCAATCAATTGAAATCAGAGGGAATTTTAGATCCGCTTCAAAGAGTTTTTATCGGAACCAAAACAAGATTACGTCCCGTTTTAATGACAGCTGCTGTAGCTTCTTTAGGATTTCTGCCAATGGCATTATCGACAAGCGGCGGGGCAGAAGTGCAGAAACCTTTAGCAACAGTAGTAATCGGCGGCTTATTCTCAGCAACAATATTGACATTAATCGTTTTGCCGATTTTGTATTTAATGCTGGAAAGTGGTTTTAAACGCAAAGAACACTAAGGTTTACGCAAAGCACACAAAGAAAAATTTTAAAGAAATGAAAAAATTACCATACAATCTAAGAAAAACAACCTTTGCGAACTTCGCGCATCCCTTGCGATCTTTGCGGTTAATTGCATTCCTGTTAGCAAGCACGCTAATATCAGCGCAAACCAAAATATCTTTAGAAAAAGCAATAGAACTTGCCAAATCAAACAACATCGACTTAAAAATTGCTGATAAAGAAATAGAAAAACAAACCGTTTTAAAGAAAACTGCTTTTCAGCCAGATCCGTTACAAGTGCAGTATCAGGGCGGGCAATTCAATAGCGTTGATTTTGATCATAATGTTTCTGTACAGCAGTTTTTTCCGTTGGGAAACATTACCAAAGCCAATAGGCAATTACAGGAAGAACTCGCAAAATTGGCTGAAAAACGAAAAGCTTTATCTTCTTATGAAGTCGAAAAAGCAGTAACTCTGGCGTATTATCAATATTTGTATGGAGTTTCAATTCAGAAATTAAACTCAGAATTAAATGAAATTTACACCAAATTTTTAAAAAACGCCGAACTCCGTTTTAAAACGGGAGAAAGCGGTAATATCGAAGTGATTAGCGCCAAAGCCAAAGTAAAAGAAATAGAAACCCAAAAAGCACAGCTAGAATACGACTTGGCTATTTACCAGAAACAGCTTCAGTTTTTTGTTCAGACCAATAAAAACATTATTCCAGATGAAAATACAGCTTTGCAATATACTTTCGTAGAAAATCAAGAAACCTCGAAAGCAGAACTTCTGATGACCGATTTCTATCAACAGCAAATTTCGGTTTATCAAAAAGAAGCTGGGACTTTTAAAGCTTTGCGAACTCCGAAAGTAGGTTTAGGATATTTTGCGCAAACCATTAATACAGAATCGTTGTTTCAAGGTTTTACAGCAGGATTACAGATTCCGTTGTTTGGAGGTGTTAACACAACCAAAGCGAAAGCGGCTGAAATCAGTATTTCGCAGTCCCAAATGGCTTTGGATAAAAATAAAATGATTTTAAATCTGCAAAAAGAAGAATTACAGAATAATTTTAAAAAGCACCAGAAAAACTTAGCTTATTATCAAAATGAAGGTTTGCAGTATGCCAATCAGATTATTGATACAGCACAAAAAAGTTATGCCAATGGCGATATGAGTTATTGGTCGTATATCAGTTTTTTAAATCAGGCGATTGATATTAAAAAACAATTTGCAGAAGCGACTCACAGCTATAATCAAAGCGCCATCGAACTCCAATTTCCAACCATCAAAAACAATTAAAATGAAAATAAATTTAACCGCAAAGATCGCAGAGATTTTATCGCAGAGTCCGCAAAGAAAGTTAGCCTACAGCTTACTGCTTATAGCTTACTGCGGAATTTTAAATTCTTGCAATGAAAAAAAGACAGAGGAAATACACGAAGAAGAAAAATCACAAACGGAAGTTGCTTTAACCGAATCTCAATATAAAACTGTAGGTATTGAAACAGGATTTGTAGAAAACAGAAACCTGAATAAAATCATCAAAGCCAATGGCTACACGACAGTTCCACCGCAAAATTCCGCTGAAGTTTCGACTTTAATTGGGGGAACGGTAAAAGATATTTATGTTTTGGAAGGAACATTCGTCAACAAAGGAAAAGTTTTAGCAACCATTCAAAATCTTGAAGTAATTGAAATGCAGGAAGATTATCATTCGGCTTCTGCCAATGTCGAATATTTGCAGTTAGAATACAACCGCCAGAAAACCTTGAGCGATGAAAATGTAAATCCGAGAAAAGTATTTCAGGAAGTAAAAGCAAAATTAGCAGCCGAAAGAGCGCGTGCGCAGGCAGCCAAAAACAAATTAGAAGCTTTACATGTTTCCATAAAAGGAAGTTCGTCTCTAGTTCCAATTGTAGCTCCGATAAATGGTTACGTTGGGAAAATTAATATTGCGAAAGGCGCTTTTGCCAATACTGGAGTTTCGCTTTTTGAAGTGGTTGACAACAGCCAGATGCATTTGGATTTGAATGTTTACGAGAAAGATTTGGGTTCTATTTCGGTAGGGCAGGTAATTGATTTTGTATTAACGAATCAGTCCAATAAATCCATTAAAGGAAAGATTTTCGGAATCAATAAATCTTTTTCTAACGAAAGTAAAACCGTTGCCGTTCACGCCAAAATCGATCCTGCCGATGCCAAAGGTTTGATTCCTGGAATGTATGTTTCTGCCAATATCAATATTACAAATGCAACCGTTCCTGCATTACCAAAAGATGCTGTAGTTCGAAATGCAGATAAGTATTTTGTTTTTGTACAAGAAGAATCGCATACTGAAGAAAAACACAAGCATACCGAAGGCGAAAAAGAAGAATCTCATGAAAAAGAAATTCATTTTAAAGCAGTTGAAGTAATGCCAGGAACAACAGATTTAGGTTTTACAGAAGTGAAATTTGTAGACAAAATCGCGTCTGATGCTAAAATCGTTACCAAAGGTGCTTTTTATCTGCTGTCAGCAATGAAAGGCGGAGGCGAGCATGAGCATTGATTGTTTTAAGATTCTGAGGTGCTAAGATTCTGAGATGCTAAGTTTTTTTAATGCTGAGATTTGGTAGCAAAGTAGCAGATTCTCCAATTTTTCATTTAATAATTAAATTGAATTGCCTACAGCTTTAGATGGAGGCAATTCAAAATATAAAACTTAGTGCCTTAGCGCCTTTGTGGCAACAAACAAAATGCTTAAATTTAGAACATTAATTTATTCAAAGGTTAAACTTGCAGCCTGAAACAAATAAACTTGAAACTTTCCCATGATGCATCAAGATAAAGAAGTTAAAAATATAAAAAGTAAACCCAAAACTAC contains:
- a CDS encoding efflux RND transporter periplasmic adaptor subunit, translating into MKINLTAKIAEILSQSPQRKLAYSLLLIAYCGILNSCNEKKTEEIHEEEKSQTEVALTESQYKTVGIETGFVENRNLNKIIKANGYTTVPPQNSAEVSTLIGGTVKDIYVLEGTFVNKGKVLATIQNLEVIEMQEDYHSASANVEYLQLEYNRQKTLSDENVNPRKVFQEVKAKLAAERARAQAAKNKLEALHVSIKGSSSLVPIVAPINGYVGKINIAKGAFANTGVSLFEVVDNSQMHLDLNVYEKDLGSISVGQVIDFVLTNQSNKSIKGKIFGINKSFSNESKTVAVHAKIDPADAKGLIPGMYVSANINITNATVPALPKDAVVRNADKYFVFVQEESHTEEKHKHTEGEKEESHEKEIHFKAVEVMPGTTDLGFTEVKFVDKIASDAKIVTKGAFYLLSAMKGGGEHEH
- a CDS encoding response regulator: MEKKKVLIVDDDSRNIFALVNTLKAKSFDCLSCLSAEEALKILSNDNSIDAVLMDMMMPEMDGYEAIPLIKAIPSQESTFVVAVTAQAMNGDREKCLEAGADAYISKPVDVDKLLQILGEI
- a CDS encoding CusA/CzcA family heavy metal efflux RND transporter, coding for MLDKIIQFSIRNKFVILLFTLVLIAWGSYSLKNLPLDALPDVTNNQVQIITTAPTLASQEVEQLITYPLERAVKTVPDIIELRSISRFGLSVVTVVFEDDVDIYWAREQIFQRLKQAEENIPDYVDSPELAPISTGLGEIYQYDVYAKKGYENKYSAVELRTIQDWIIIPQLQGVRGVAEVSAWGGKLKQYEIAVNPNMLNSLGVTITEIFEALEKNNQNTGGAYIEKDQYTYFIRGVGMAKGVKDLENVVVKNRNGSPVLVRNVAQVREGVALRYGASTKDGKGEIVSGLVLMLKGENSSAVVNRIHDKMAQINESLPEGVVAEAFIDRGKLVDNSIKTVAKNLLEGALIVIFVLILFLGNLRAGLIVASVIPLAMLFAVILMNAFGVSGNLMSLGAIDFGIIVDGAVIIVEATMHHLQKIKNKKELTQEEMDDEVYNSASKIRNSAAFGEIIILIVYLPILALIGTEGKMFKPMAMTVSFAIIGAFILSLTYIPMMSALFLSKKTEHKSNFSDRMIAWLENSYTPLLNKALKFKRVVLTTAVALFALAFIIFQNMGGEFIPTIEEGDLAINATIMTGSSLTQMVETATKYEQLLKAKFPEIKTIVTKIGSGEIPTDPMPIESGDLIIVLKDKKEWRSKYRNWEELANAMKEEMEVIPGANIEISQPIQMRFNELMTGSRSDIAIKIFGDDLEILDAKAAELISKIKSIEGIGDLKADKVTGLPQITVKYDYDKIALYGLNISDINQIIRSSFAGESAGKIYDESKRFDVVVRMDENNRADITDVSNLFIPLPNGQQVPLSQVASVEYEQGPVQVIREDGKRRITVGLNVRGRDIKSVVEEIQAKLDKNFKLPVGYYVTYGGQFENLIEATQRLSVALPIALGLILVLLYFTFKSIKQALLIFTAIPLSAIGGVFALSLRGMPFSISAGIGFIALFGIAVLNGIVLISYFNQLKSEGILDPLQRVFIGTKTRLRPVLMTAAVASLGFLPMALSTSGGAEVQKPLATVVIGGLFSATILTLIVLPILYLMLESGFKRKEH
- a CDS encoding chemotaxis protein CheB, coding for MEENKIINHYKVVIIGGSAGSLQALLQILPFIEDSISFALVIVVHRKSTDEQTLEDLIALRSKIKVKEVEDKVKLRTGFIYIAPSNYHLLFEKDETLSLDTSEKINYSRPSIDVSFESAAEIYGPDLIGILLSGSNSDGTVGLKAIQAAGGKIVIQNPLSADMPFMPNNAILHTTPDFVLSTEEILEFIKQINKL
- a CDS encoding TolC family protein, encoding MKKLPYNLRKTTFANFAHPLRSLRLIAFLLASTLISAQTKISLEKAIELAKSNNIDLKIADKEIEKQTVLKKTAFQPDPLQVQYQGGQFNSVDFDHNVSVQQFFPLGNITKANRQLQEELAKLAEKRKALSSYEVEKAVTLAYYQYLYGVSIQKLNSELNEIYTKFLKNAELRFKTGESGNIEVISAKAKVKEIETQKAQLEYDLAIYQKQLQFFVQTNKNIIPDENTALQYTFVENQETSKAELLMTDFYQQQISVYQKEAGTFKALRTPKVGLGYFAQTINTESLFQGFTAGLQIPLFGGVNTTKAKAAEISISQSQMALDKNKMILNLQKEELQNNFKKHQKNLAYYQNEGLQYANQIIDTAQKSYANGDMSYWSYISFLNQAIDIKKQFAEATHSYNQSAIELQFPTIKNN
- a CDS encoding DUF6660 family protein, which produces MRWIAIVMSIYLMALSNMPCADMEVNSAMHKTAQFSSEDNHSHDKHNDLCSPFCTCNCCSAQVLSYQSVLSLEFPAAYNLISIPLPNYRSVFASNFYGSIWQPPQIA
- a CDS encoding protein-glutamate O-methyltransferase CheR; amino-acid sequence: MIEDIELETLINEIYEYYGFDFGSYSRASLKRRVNRVFYLDGFKHFHEFLSKVRRDPEYCKRMIDEITVNVTEMFRDPSFYMALRKEVLPLLGTKPFIRIWHAGCSTGEEVYSMAIMLKEAGLLHKSILYATDINATVLETAKSGIFPLRMIKDYADNYRDSGGQEDFSDYYIANYGFAKFNENLSEKMVFSQHNLVSDTSFNEFDLILCRNVLIYFDNNLQKRVISLFDDSLAPLGFLALGTKETIKYSISQTKYKQFDKEKIWRKIK
- a CDS encoding porin family protein; protein product: MKKGLLLLFMLFSIAQARSQVLISLIFGDKLNSPFLEFGLEGGINLSDISGLESSGTNPGFNLGFYFDFRSKKNPAWMINTGVIVKSPMGAHHLPVYSLDDINLDNTFEGGSVNREIRYFNVPILIKYQFKNRIYVKTGPQFGLLASAFDEFTNEINKNDVTYKKKIRDEIRVIDAGIALGTGYHMNVGNGLNITIQYYYGLVPVMKGDGPNVYNRSLYLTAGIPIGKGKAAQRRAEKNAEMNKVILPEDKN